One window from the genome of Diabrotica virgifera virgifera chromosome 6, PGI_DIABVI_V3a encodes:
- the LOC126886063 gene encoding zinc finger protein 431-like: protein METEKASPKQSYHKEQQISQHGEETTLNKNVKVQIRQKHYKCEICVKTFINSRNLKTHLRLHTGEKPYKQSNLVRHKNVHTGEKNYKCAICFKLFAAADSLKVHLRTHTGEKPYMCEICLKKFTATNDLKKHLRRHTGEKPYMCEICLKTFTDTNDLKKHLRRHTGEKPYKCEICFKTFSTTDGLKKHLRTHTGQKPYNCEICHKKFSQQSNLTKHKKLHTGEKNYKCDICFKRFTVADSLKVHLRTHTGEKPYICEICLKTFTAAND, encoded by the exons ATGGAAACTGAAAAAGCATCACCAAAGCAGTCATACCACAAAGAGCAACAGATAAGTCAACATGGTGAAGAAACCacattaaacaaaaatgtaaaagtTCAAATTAGACAAAAAcattacaagtgtgaaatttgcgTTAAGACATTTATTAACTCGAGAAATTTAAAAACGCATTTGAGAttacacactggggaaaaaccttacaag CAAAGCAATTTGGTAAGGCATAAGAacgtacacactggagaaaaaaaTTACAAGTGTGCCATTTGCTTTAAGCTATTTGCTGCAGCAGATAGTTTGAAAGTTCATTTGCGAAcacatactggtgaaaaaccttacatGTGTGAAATTTGTCTCAAGAAATTTACTGCTAcaaatgatttaaaaaaacatttgcgaagacatactggggaaaaaccttacatgTGTGAAATTTGTCTCAAGACATTTACTGATACAAATGATTTAAAAAAGCATTTGCGAAGacatactggggaaaaaccttataagtgtgaaatttgctttAAAACATTTTCTACAACTGATGGTTTGAAAAAGCATTTGCGAACACATACCGGTCAAAAACCTTATAATTGTGAAATTTGTCATAAGAAATTTTCTCAGCAAAGCAATTTGACAAAGCATAAGAAattacacactggagaaaaaaaCTATAAGTGTGATATTTGCTTTAAGCGATTTACTGTAGCGGATAGTTTGAAAGTGCATTTGCGAACACATACAGGGGAAAAACCTTACATATGTGAAATTTGCCTCAAGACATTTACTGCTGCAAATGATTGA